The DNA sequence TCGAAGACGGCTATTGTGACTTCGCCCATTTCTGTCGGTTCCATAGTAAACTTCACGCCTTTTTCCATTAATCGTTTGTACTCTTTGCGAATATCTGCAACGCCAAACATTGTTGCTGGGATGCCATCGGCAAATATCTTCTTTTGATAATCCTTTGCGGCAGGATGGTCATTCGGTTCAATTAAAAGCTCGGTACCGTCTTGATCATCGGGAGAAACAAGCGTTATCCACCTAAATTCTCCGACGGGAACGTCCTCCTTTTTTACAAACCCCAACTTTTCTGAATAAAACTCCAGTGCCTTGTCTTGATCTTGTACGAATATACTTGTAACAATGATTTTCATACTGTTTTTACCTCCATTGATATTTGTGACGCATAGTGCTGTGCTAACAATCTGGCTGCAAGCAAAACAACTCGAACATTCGTCAGAAGACCTGATCGATTTTATAAAATTACTCTATCCATCCTTTCAGCAAATTTTTAAGTGGTTGGTTATTGAATATAACTACTCGATATTTTCCCTTTCGTTTTGATATTACGAGTCCTGCATCTTCCAATACAGAAA is a window from the Desulfosporosinus sp. Sb-LF genome containing:
- a CDS encoding VOC family protein; translation: MKIIVTSIFVQDQDKALEFYSEKLGFVKKEDVPVGEFRWITLVSPDDQDGTELLIEPNDHPAAKDYQKKIFADGIPATMFGVADIRKEYKRLMEKGVKFTMEPTEMGEVTIAVFDDTCGNLIQIVQK